In Ruegeria sp. YS9, the genomic window CTGTGAATTTCAGACAGACGGATGTGTTCGACCGCGTCGAAGCGTCTTCGGCCAGGTTTTCGATCCAGTCGTTCTGGTCGCAGAACGCATGCACGGCACCGGCATTGGCGTTCGCACGGGCAACAAGGCCCTTCAGACCACCGACCGAGCGGGCCCAATCCAGTGCAAACAGATAATCCTCAACCGCCAGCATTGACGGCGTGTTGATCGTCGCCCCCGTGAAGATACCTTCGATCAGCTTGCCACCCTTGGTCAGGCGGAAAATCTTGGGCAGCGGCCATGCCGGCGTGTAGCTCTCCAGGTGCTCAACAGCACGGGGCGACAGGATCAGCATCCCATGCGCAGCCTCACCCCCCAGAACTTTCTGCCAGCTGAAAGTGGTCACATCCAGCTTGTCCCAGGGCAGGTCCATCGCAAAGGCAGCCGAGGTCGCATCACAAATCGTCAGACCCTGACGATCATCGGCGATCCAGTCGCCGTTCGGCACGCGCACGCCCGAGGTGGTGCCATTCCAAGTGAAGACGACGTCATTGGCGAAATCGACCGATGTCAGATCCACGATCTGTCCGTAGTCGGCGGTCTTCACCTCGGCGTCGATCTTCAGCTGCTTGACTACGTCGGTCACCCAACCGGACCCAAAGCTCTCCCACGCCAGCATCTCGACCTTGCGTTCGCCCAGCAACGACCACAGCGCCATTTCGACCGCGCCCGTGTCAGACGCAGGAACAATGCCGATCCTGTAATCAGCTGGAATACCCAAGATCTCGCGCGTGCCCTCGATCGCCGCTTTCAGCTTGTCCTTGCCAACAGCGGCACGGTGCGAACGCCCCAGGGCGGCATCGGCCAGTTTGGTCAGATCAAATGTGGGGGGTTTGGCGCAGGGGCCCGAAGAAAAACGCGGATTTGCCGGCCGCGTCGCCGGTTGTTCGATCGTCATGTGTATTACCCTTCCAGATACACGCCCCTCGTTGGGGAGGGGTGTCCCACGCACAGGGCTATGGGTCCTTCGCGCCCGCAGCAAGCGGAAAAGACGCTTCGTTGAGTGAAAACGACATCCAAAAAGGGCTCAAATCAGAACAGGAGTTTCCGATTGGCGAAAAACCCCGCCGAAATTCGGCGGGGTTTTTTGATGTTATTCCGCGGCGTCTTGGTATGCGTCCATTGGGGGGCATGTGCAGACGAGGTTTCGGTCGCCGTATGCGTTGTCGACGCGGTTGACGGGGGACCAGTATTTGTCGACGCCCATGGAGCCCGGCGGGAAGCAGGCCTGTTCGCGGGTGTAGGGGCGGTCCCAGTCGCCGACCAGATCGCGCACCGTGTGTGGGGCGTTTTTCAGCGGATTGTTGTCCGCATCGATCTTTCCGTCGATGATGTCCTGCGCTTCCGCCCGGATCGACAGCATGGCGTCGCAGAAACGGTCCAGTTCGGCCATGGGTTCCGATTCCGTGGGCTCCACCATCAGGGTGCCGGCCACCGGCCAGCTCATCGTCGGCGCGTGGAAGCCTGAATCGACCAGGCGCTTGGCGATGTCATCCACGGTGACATGCGCCTCGGCGTCCAGCGGACGGGTGTCGAGGATGCATTCATGCGCCACCCGCCCCGTTTCCGAGGTGTAAAGGATCGGATAGGCATCCTTGAGCCGCGCCGCGATGTAGTTGGCGTTCAGGATCGCCACTTTTGTGGCCTGCGTCAGCCCCGCGCCACCCATCAGCAGCACATAGGCCCAGGACACGGGCAGGATCGAGGGCGAGCCGAAGGGCGCCGCCGAGACCGGGCCCACGGCGGTGCCGTATTCCGGGTGGCCGGGCAGGTGCTCGGTCAGATGCGCCTTGACGCCGATCGGGCCCATGCCGGGGCCGCCGCCGCCATGCGGGATGCAGAAGGTCTTGTGCAGGTTCAGGTGGCTGACATCTCCGCCGATGTCACCGGGGC contains:
- a CDS encoding phosphoserine transaminase; this translates as MTIEQPATRPANPRFSSGPCAKPPTFDLTKLADAALGRSHRAAVGKDKLKAAIEGTREILGIPADYRIGIVPASDTGAVEMALWSLLGERKVEMLAWESFGSGWVTDVVKQLKIDAEVKTADYGQIVDLTSVDFANDVVFTWNGTTSGVRVPNGDWIADDRQGLTICDATSAAFAMDLPWDKLDVTTFSWQKVLGGEAAHGMLILSPRAVEHLESYTPAWPLPKIFRLTKGGKLIEGIFTGATINTPSMLAVEDYLFALDWARSVGGLKGLVARANANAGAVHAFCDQNDWIENLAEDASTRSNTSVCLKFTDARIQDGASFAKAVAKRLEAENVALDIGAYRDAPAGLRIWCGGTVETSDIEAMLPWLTWAFEAEIAAQTEAA